In one window of Acidobacteriota bacterium DNA:
- the bchI gene encoding magnesium chelatase ATPase subunit I, with amino-acid sequence MSLPEPRATKPRRTKASRGTAPSVYPFSAIVGQEDMKLALLLTVLDSHIGGVVVMGHRGTAKSTAVRALADLLPSKVRVKDCPFNCDPNRVRDLCRECHQRRGKGKRLPRETFAVPVVDLPLGATEDRVCGSLDIEQALNRGAKVFQPGLLAQAHQGFLYIDEVNLLEDFLVDLLLDAAASGRNQVEREGLSVSHAARFVLVGSGNPEEGELRPQLLDRFGLFVEVRTLDDLDERIEIVRRRQGFEQDPAGFCAQAELLQEELRHKLKAALSRISRVGVDPGLLRGMAELCLRLEVAGHRGELTLYRASRALAAWQGREVVLPEDIRRVAVMSLRHRLQKDPLEPLESAARIEQALDRVFPLEPKDAQAAGG; translated from the coding sequence GTGAGCCTGCCCGAACCCCGCGCGACCAAGCCCCGGAGAACCAAGGCGTCCCGTGGAACTGCGCCCTCCGTCTACCCCTTTTCGGCCATCGTCGGCCAGGAGGACATGAAGCTGGCCCTTCTGCTGACGGTCCTCGACTCCCACATTGGAGGCGTGGTGGTCATGGGGCACCGGGGAACCGCCAAGTCCACGGCAGTGAGAGCTCTGGCCGACCTCTTGCCTTCCAAAGTCCGGGTGAAGGACTGCCCCTTCAACTGCGATCCGAATCGGGTTCGGGATCTTTGCCGGGAGTGCCACCAACGCCGGGGGAAGGGCAAGCGCCTGCCCCGGGAGACCTTTGCCGTCCCGGTGGTCGATCTGCCCCTGGGGGCTACCGAAGACCGGGTCTGCGGCAGTCTCGACATCGAGCAGGCCTTGAACCGGGGGGCCAAGGTGTTCCAGCCGGGCCTGCTGGCCCAGGCCCATCAGGGTTTTCTCTACATCGACGAGGTCAATCTGCTCGAAGACTTCCTGGTGGACCTCCTGCTGGATGCAGCCGCCAGCGGTCGCAACCAGGTGGAGCGGGAGGGGCTCTCGGTGAGCCACGCCGCCCGCTTCGTGCTGGTGGGATCGGGCAATCCCGAGGAAGGGGAGTTGCGACCCCAGTTGCTGGATCGCTTCGGCCTGTTTGTGGAGGTCAGGACCCTGGATGACCTGGATGAGCGCATCGAGATCGTGCGAAGACGTCAAGGCTTCGAACAGGATCCCGCCGGGTTCTGCGCCCAGGCGGAACTGCTCCAGGAGGAGTTGCGGCACAAGCTGAAGGCGGCCCTTTCCCGAATCTCCCGGGTCGGTGTGGATCCCGGGTTGCTGCGGGGCATGGCCGAGCTCTGTCTGCGGCTGGAAGTGGCCGGCCACCGGGGGGAGTTGACCCTCTATCGCGCCTCCCGCGCCCTGGCCGCCTGGCAGGGAAGGGAGGTCGTTCTGCCCGAGGATATCCGGCGGGTGGCCGTCATGTCACTGCGCCACCGGCTGCAGAAAGATCCCCTGGAGCCGCTGGAATCGGCTGCCCGGATCGAGCAGGCTCTGGACCGGGTGTTTCCGCTGGAGCCCAAGGATGCCCAGGCGGCCGGCGGTTAG